From a region of the Methylomonas rapida genome:
- a CDS encoding TonB-dependent receptor: MAGKDYSTTCSGFSAKYGRAKIYPVTVVLPGIMGLSISAQALETKSTDNASLEAVEVVSEETGLFPQTAKATPSYEIETKEVEKFVNATTVEDYLRYAPSINIRKRYIGDPNGSLGMRGSNVFQTAHTMVFADGMPLHNPLRTTFNGAPRWSMVSPNEVATADVLYGPFSAQYDGHSFGGVVNLNTNMPEKFEAHMDAMGMFQTMDRGGRKQTLEGYKTNISAGDRFDKFSIFGSYNRLDNQGQPMTPRTTASRSSQNALDTRDSRGVITTDVNATIPVHDAKFEPQPNGTNGVYYGDDGIARTVTDLYKVKMGYDFTPDLQGRFTVAYEERTGETNDPLSLIKDANGNTLWGEPVIGRNPSTTTAYNLNGRYFLVPTSAFSVSESERQAINLGLGLKGKISDDWSIDTNASYYDAFNDTTVTSELNPNHPMNQNRGQVTDLDAWWANYDIKLATDNFLDNKDLSFMGGYQFNHASLNNKVYNSNNYLGGSKDSLSSDSGGDTQTNSVFSQLEWRFLPDWAIMAGARVDNWQTINGHVYNYSLAPALREQDYSDRDATRISPKASLEYSPDVWTFRYSFSKAYRFPIAEEMFLSNSTFNSRSVSYPGLGPENGYFHNFMVQYDIPRGFVRADFFYDLINDEIANTVQNFGNVAVTTFQPIEQTETIGVDLTFQQNEVFGLPVDFMVNGTFMNKQIVKNSRNSDLAGNEWDRIPKLQVNTSATYHILPVWDFSAAVRYRSDVFQRLDNSDTEANVFGGTDEYTFVDLKTSYQLPEYHNLKSTISAGIDNVLNVDVYENHPFPQRTYFVKASLDY, encoded by the coding sequence GTGGCAGGCAAAGACTATAGCACTACATGTAGTGGTTTCTCCGCAAAATACGGAAGAGCCAAAATTTATCCGGTCACGGTTGTCTTGCCCGGCATCATGGGGCTATCAATATCGGCGCAGGCGCTTGAGACTAAATCTACGGATAACGCTAGTTTAGAGGCGGTGGAAGTCGTTTCCGAAGAAACGGGATTATTTCCCCAGACCGCGAAAGCAACACCAAGTTACGAAATCGAGACCAAGGAAGTCGAAAAATTCGTTAACGCGACCACGGTTGAGGATTATTTGCGCTACGCGCCGTCCATTAACATCCGCAAGCGTTATATCGGTGACCCCAATGGGTCTCTCGGAATGCGCGGTTCCAATGTCTTCCAAACCGCCCATACCATGGTGTTTGCGGATGGCATGCCGTTGCACAATCCCTTGCGCACCACCTTTAACGGCGCGCCGCGCTGGTCCATGGTTTCGCCGAACGAAGTGGCCACCGCCGATGTGTTATATGGCCCATTTTCCGCCCAATATGACGGGCATTCTTTCGGTGGCGTGGTCAATCTGAATACCAACATGCCGGAAAAATTCGAAGCGCACATGGATGCGATGGGCATGTTCCAGACCATGGATAGAGGGGGACGCAAACAAACCTTGGAAGGTTATAAAACCAATATTTCCGCCGGAGACCGCTTCGACAAATTCAGCATCTTTGGTTCCTATAACCGGCTGGATAATCAAGGCCAACCGATGACCCCAAGAACTACGGCTTCCAGATCATCTCAAAATGCATTAGATACTAGAGACAGTAGGGGCGTTATCACCACTGATGTTAATGCGACGATTCCAGTTCATGATGCTAAATTTGAACCGCAGCCAAACGGAACAAATGGTGTCTATTACGGCGATGATGGCATTGCTCGAACCGTGACCGATTTATACAAGGTCAAAATGGGTTATGACTTTACCCCGGACTTGCAAGGTCGCTTTACCGTGGCTTATGAAGAAAGGACAGGCGAAACCAACGACCCACTGAGTTTGATCAAGGATGCTAACGGCAATACATTATGGGGTGAACCTGTTATTGGTCGTAATCCAAGCACCACAACAGCTTATAATCTTAATGGTAGATACTTTTTGGTACCGACGTCGGCCTTCAGCGTATCAGAGTCCGAGCGTCAAGCCATCAATTTAGGCTTGGGTTTGAAAGGCAAAATTTCCGATGACTGGAGTATCGATACCAATGCCAGTTATTACGATGCCTTCAATGACACCACGGTAACGTCGGAGTTGAATCCCAATCACCCTATGAATCAGAATAGGGGGCAAGTGACCGATCTCGATGCCTGGTGGGCCAATTACGACATTAAATTGGCCACCGACAATTTCCTCGATAATAAAGACTTGTCTTTCATGGGGGGCTATCAGTTCAATCATGCGTCATTGAATAACAAGGTTTACAACAGCAATAACTATTTGGGCGGATCGAAGGATTCATTATCCAGTGATAGCGGTGGGGATACGCAAACCAACAGCGTGTTTTCTCAATTGGAATGGCGCTTCCTGCCGGATTGGGCAATCATGGCCGGCGCCAGGGTGGATAACTGGCAAACGATAAACGGCCATGTTTACAATTACTCACTGGCCCCCGCCTTGCGCGAGCAAGATTACAGCGATCGTGATGCGACCCGTATCTCGCCCAAGGCATCGTTGGAATACTCGCCCGATGTCTGGACTTTTCGGTATTCGTTTTCCAAGGCTTACCGTTTCCCGATTGCCGAGGAAATGTTCTTGAGCAATTCGACATTCAATAGCCGTTCTGTCTCCTATCCAGGTTTGGGGCCCGAAAACGGCTATTTCCATAATTTCATGGTGCAATACGATATTCCGCGCGGCTTCGTGCGGGCCGATTTCTTCTATGATTTGATCAACGACGAAATCGCCAATACAGTCCAAAACTTTGGCAACGTAGCTGTTACGACCTTCCAGCCCATCGAGCAAACCGAGACCATAGGCGTCGATTTAACATTCCAGCAAAATGAGGTATTCGGCTTGCCTGTCGATTTCATGGTCAATGGCACGTTCATGAACAAACAAATCGTGAAAAATAGTCGAAATAGCGATTTGGCCGGAAACGAATGGGATCGCATTCCCAAACTGCAAGTCAACACCTCGGCCACTTATCACATTCTGCCGGTTTGGGATTTCTCGGCGGCCGTGCGTTACCGTAGCGACGTATTTCAGCGTTTGGACAACAGCGATACCGAAGCCAACGTATTTGGTGGCACCGATGAATATACCTTCGTCGATTTGAAAACCAGTTATCAATTACCGGAGTACCACAATCTGAAAAGTACGATTTCCGCCGGTATTGACAATGTGCTGAATGTCGACGTTTACGAGAATCACCCCTTCCCGCAACGCACGTATTTCGTCAAAGCTTCGTTGGATTACTGA
- a CDS encoding ISL3 family transposase: MTQSLLQIPLDIPDVCIEKVETTAKGEFIITVSSTLTSATCHQCGQRIDKFYGYGREITLRHLSIFDRPVWIKLTPKRYRCPDCPKGPTTTQQCGWYNWKSPHTKAYEQWILRELINSSVTDMDVKHGISAEAAEGIINRHVAQQVDWSAIQGIRLLGLDEIALKKGHQDFVVIVSAIDTEDHKRILAVLPDRKKETVKAFLQNIPEAQQHALQRVCVDMYEGYRNAVYETLPGVEVVVDRFHVAKHYRDGADQVRKAEMKKLKNTLSAEDYAKLKGAMWAFRKRWMELSADQQTVLLFLFQQAPILREVYIQRELLTGIFERRLNKAEAEKALDRWMEHIKVLKLKGFDAFVKTYQNWRNEITNYFIRRETSGFVEGLNNKIKSIKRRCFGIYNTVRLFQHIWLDIEGRRLFGYA, from the coding sequence ATGACACAGTCGCTACTTCAAATACCGCTGGATATACCTGATGTTTGTATCGAAAAAGTTGAAACCACCGCCAAAGGCGAGTTCATCATCACGGTCAGTAGTACGTTAACCAGTGCAACCTGCCATCAATGCGGCCAGAGGATCGATAAGTTTTATGGCTATGGCAGAGAAATCACCTTGCGTCATTTGTCGATTTTCGATCGGCCGGTTTGGATCAAGCTAACCCCCAAGCGCTATCGATGCCCTGACTGCCCCAAAGGTCCGACGACCACGCAACAATGTGGCTGGTATAACTGGAAAAGCCCCCATACCAAAGCGTATGAGCAGTGGATATTGCGTGAATTGATCAACAGCAGCGTGACCGACATGGACGTGAAGCACGGCATCAGCGCCGAAGCGGCGGAAGGGATTATCAATCGGCACGTGGCCCAACAAGTTGATTGGTCTGCCATCCAAGGCATTCGCTTGCTGGGACTGGATGAAATCGCTTTGAAAAAAGGGCATCAAGATTTTGTGGTCATCGTGTCGGCTATCGATACCGAGGACCATAAGCGGATTCTGGCGGTGCTGCCCGACCGCAAAAAAGAAACGGTTAAAGCCTTTTTGCAGAATATTCCCGAGGCACAGCAACACGCGTTACAACGCGTCTGCGTGGACATGTATGAAGGGTATCGCAACGCCGTCTATGAGACATTGCCCGGCGTCGAGGTGGTGGTTGATCGCTTCCATGTCGCCAAGCATTATCGAGACGGCGCCGACCAGGTCCGCAAGGCGGAAATGAAAAAACTCAAGAATACCCTGTCTGCCGAGGATTATGCCAAGCTGAAAGGCGCGATGTGGGCTTTTCGGAAGCGCTGGATGGAACTCTCTGCCGATCAGCAAACCGTTTTGCTTTTTCTATTCCAGCAAGCCCCCATTTTGCGAGAAGTCTATATCCAACGGGAGCTTTTGACGGGTATTTTTGAGCGCCGACTCAATAAGGCTGAGGCCGAAAAAGCCTTGGATCGCTGGATGGAGCATATCAAAGTCTTGAAGTTGAAGGGCTTTGATGCGTTTGTCAAAACCTATCAAAACTGGCGAAATGAAATCACCAACTATTTCATTCGCCGGGAAACCAGTGGCTTTGTTGAAGGGCTTAACAACAAAATCAAAAGCATCAAACGACGCTGCTTTGGCATTTACAATACCGTCCGCCTGTTTCAGCATATCTGGCTTGATATCGAAGGGAGACGGTTGTTCGGTTATGCATAA
- a CDS encoding sialidase family protein, which translates to MMRKVLLFGLMSLFIAGCATDAMIEKERAQANITACQDKSGLSVACADTVTATFAQDGKLWLAWVKQDHVYVQSSTDKGKSFSQPVQVNKVPEPIIAHDEYRPKIQLDSNGNIYLTWTRSLEKRHTGNIRFSRSSDGGNTFSEPVTVNDNLDIISHRFDGLLVGKNGEIFIAWLDARDKEQAKASRQEFLGTSLYYTWSSDGGKSFYPNKQAAPHTCECCRLAIALDVDNLPVVMWRHVFPGNIRDHAVLKFSDWHTPGTLQRASQDNWQIDACPHHGPSLAIAEDATYHAAWFSGAESHQGLFYARSEDQGKTFVAQKQFGGLGAKHPHVAALGQRVVIVWMEFDGSNTIIKSMRSLDGGENWLEPEQLALASGTSDYAFVVSDESHLYLSWQSSQGSHFQVIN; encoded by the coding sequence ATGATGAGAAAAGTTCTACTCTTTGGGCTGATGTCCTTGTTTATCGCTGGGTGCGCGACCGACGCCATGATCGAAAAAGAGAGAGCGCAGGCTAACATTACGGCCTGTCAGGATAAAAGCGGGCTTTCAGTGGCATGCGCAGACACGGTAACTGCCACTTTTGCTCAGGATGGCAAACTTTGGCTGGCCTGGGTTAAGCAAGATCATGTCTACGTGCAGAGCTCGACTGACAAGGGTAAAAGTTTTTCCCAGCCAGTGCAGGTAAACAAAGTTCCCGAGCCGATTATTGCCCATGACGAATATCGCCCCAAAATCCAGCTGGATTCGAACGGTAATATCTATTTGACCTGGACGCGCAGCTTGGAAAAGCGCCACACCGGAAATATTCGCTTTAGCCGTTCCAGTGATGGCGGCAACACGTTTTCCGAACCAGTCACGGTCAACGACAACCTGGACATCATCAGTCATCGTTTCGATGGCTTACTGGTCGGGAAAAACGGTGAAATTTTCATTGCCTGGTTGGACGCTCGCGACAAGGAACAAGCCAAAGCCTCGCGACAGGAGTTTTTAGGCACATCCTTATATTACACATGGTCTAGTGACGGGGGAAAATCGTTTTATCCGAATAAGCAAGCAGCCCCGCATACCTGCGAATGCTGTCGCCTGGCAATCGCGCTCGATGTGGATAATTTGCCGGTGGTGATGTGGCGCCATGTGTTCCCCGGCAACATTCGCGATCATGCGGTACTGAAATTCAGCGACTGGCACACGCCCGGCACGCTCCAGCGGGCTAGTCAAGACAATTGGCAAATCGATGCATGTCCTCATCACGGGCCCAGTCTGGCGATTGCCGAGGACGCAACCTATCATGCCGCTTGGTTCAGTGGAGCGGAATCCCATCAGGGATTGTTTTATGCACGCTCGGAAGATCAAGGCAAAACCTTTGTTGCGCAAAAGCAATTTGGCGGTCTTGGGGCGAAGCATCCACATGTCGCAGCATTGGGCCAGCGGGTCGTGATCGTCTGGATGGAGTTTGATGGTTCCAACACGATAATCAAATCCATGCGCTCATTGGATGGCGGCGAGAACTGGCTAGAACCCGAGCAGTTAGCGCTTGCCTCCGGAACATCGGACTATGCGTTTGTAGTGAGCGATGAGAGCCATCTCTATCTGTCCTGGCAAAGCTCTCAAGGCTCTCATTTTCAAGTCATCAATTAA
- a CDS encoding TlpA family protein disulfide reductase — protein sequence MTKNLLLAGLLFPVAAGMNLHAEEKSVQTFNSGSYQQILRENAGQSFILSVWSVDCPSCLKDMETIKQVQQNHPRLKIVMLSTDEPEAATEVKSILARYQLAGLENWMFGNEDPQKLRYEIDPGWYGELPRTYFFTSSHARVGKSGALSMNEFETQIDKLKP from the coding sequence ATGACAAAAAACCTACTTCTAGCGGGCTTATTATTCCCGGTTGCCGCCGGCATGAATCTTCACGCCGAAGAAAAAAGCGTGCAAACCTTCAATTCAGGCAGTTACCAACAAATCCTGCGGGAAAATGCCGGCCAGTCTTTCATATTGTCAGTTTGGTCCGTTGATTGTCCGTCATGCTTGAAGGATATGGAAACCATCAAGCAGGTCCAGCAAAACCATCCTCGCCTGAAGATTGTCATGCTTTCCACCGACGAGCCCGAAGCCGCTACGGAAGTCAAATCCATTCTGGCGCGCTACCAATTGGCCGGTCTTGAAAACTGGATGTTCGGTAACGAGGACCCGCAAAAGTTACGCTATGAGATTGATCCTGGCTGGTACGGCGAATTACCCAGAACCTATTTTTTTACCTCGTCCCATGCGCGCGTTGGCAAAAGCGGAGCCTTGAGCATGAACGAATTTGAAACACAGATTGACAAGCTGAAACCTTAG
- a CDS encoding helix-turn-helix transcriptional regulator: MDQISDGAYLHAILANAPGHPQLWNRFLAALIKQLACDSCALLINNLLGNSSSRFLYCANIPIKYREQYENQLNKLDHFNRLICRNPLRVFYNQTPAETYQENVNDPAFSCDGQNHRFGVAIPCNQNHALSLLLNYRSITGHQQCQRIIATLKNTLPALEEAIHKDHRHKINSQLRHHLGTPFDGYVIVDKNLNILFSDPVYTAIISQFDCVNITENRFGLTSPIMDQRLRALMQNKQEAASIHNQCHSCRLALIPINRLKNLYQWECFQEGFIIAFTHDGEKDPTLARLMDIYRLSRCEAICALHFMKTPAIADIAASTYRSQETVRNHLKHVMRKMHVHSQAELMKTLISLAIL, from the coding sequence ATGGATCAGATTTCCGACGGCGCCTATTTGCACGCCATCCTGGCCAACGCGCCAGGACATCCCCAGCTCTGGAATCGATTCCTGGCGGCTCTGATAAAACAGCTTGCTTGCGATTCCTGCGCCTTACTGATCAATAATCTGCTTGGCAACAGCTCATCACGTTTTCTATATTGCGCCAATATTCCGATCAAATATCGGGAACAGTATGAAAACCAGCTCAATAAATTAGATCACTTCAATCGTCTGATTTGCCGTAACCCTCTGCGGGTCTTTTACAACCAGACACCCGCCGAAACGTATCAGGAAAACGTCAACGATCCAGCCTTCAGTTGCGACGGCCAAAACCACCGTTTTGGCGTGGCCATTCCTTGCAACCAAAACCATGCACTCAGCCTGCTGTTGAATTACAGGTCGATAACCGGTCATCAGCAATGCCAACGCATCATCGCCACGTTAAAAAACACGCTTCCCGCCCTGGAAGAAGCCATACATAAAGACCACCGCCATAAGATCAACAGTCAATTACGCCATCACCTGGGAACACCTTTCGACGGCTATGTCATTGTCGACAAAAATCTGAACATACTGTTTTCGGACCCGGTTTATACCGCGATCATCAGCCAATTCGATTGCGTAAACATCACGGAAAACCGGTTCGGCTTAACCTCACCCATCATGGATCAACGATTGCGCGCGCTGATGCAAAACAAACAAGAAGCGGCATCCATCCATAATCAATGCCATTCTTGTCGGCTAGCATTGATTCCGATCAATCGCTTGAAAAACCTGTATCAGTGGGAATGTTTCCAGGAAGGCTTCATCATTGCCTTTACCCACGACGGCGAAAAAGACCCCACGCTGGCTAGATTGATGGATATTTATCGGCTATCCCGCTGCGAGGCGATTTGCGCGCTACATTTCATGAAGACGCCAGCGATTGCCGACATTGCAGCCAGCACCTATCGCTCGCAAGAAACCGTTCGCAATCACCTCAAGCATGTCATGCGAAAAATGCATGTTCACAGCCAGGCCGAGCTAATGAAAACCTTGATATCCCTGGCGATATTGTGA